The window TAAGTAACCACAACAAAAACGCACCTGTCGATTTCTTAATACTGTCTGCCCCCCCCTTGAGTTTCGTCATTGGGAGCATGGGATAGAGTAGCCCTGGTGGGACTTGTGAGAGAGGGGAGGCGCTCAGTAGAGGGCTGGAGGTGTTGACTGAAGGACCAGCTGTAGAGACTTGACCTAtaccggggggggggggggggaggggggtaatAAAAGACAAATACTCACACGTAGGTAGTGCAAGAATGGCAGTAGTTTCATTGCTACCATATTGAGTATTAAACACATTGCCAGTGTGGACTGCACCACATACACTTCAATTATCCCAGAGTGACAAAACAAGCTGTATACTTGCTACATTTTGTTCTGAAGTGGTACATCAAACTAAAGGTGTCGATACCATTTCCCACCACATTACAAAACCATCCTATATAGAATTGAATTGGGCACCAATGCACGTAGGTACAAATTGCATGCAGTGATGTTAGCGCATATTGCGTCTAGAGCCCAGACAACACTCCAACCAGACAGACTAAGCACACACAATCAAGAGACTGGCATATGTACGAGGTATAGTCAACACCTGTGCACGCATACTTGTACTTGTTGTCACAGTTGCCCAAACATTGTCTATTAGAGACTCTACAAACAATTtaaagagagagagaaagtCAAAAGTCGATCCACACAAGTGGAATACTTTAAGAATTAAATTCATTAATTTCACCTATGAATGTATTAATTGCATTGCAGGGTTGATAACGAGCACATTACTTCACCTACTTTATGGCCGGTATAAACAATTTAATTAGAAAATTAGAATACTGGAAGTAGCCAAGGCAACTGGAAGCAAGCCCTCGCTATGATGTACACAGAACACATACCATTTTACATGATTACATTAATATTGACTGTATGCCAGAGTGTGTATAACACACGTACACTGCTGTTATTACAAGACACTGCATTTCAAAGGCAAATCATCAAGTGGTGAATGGTGCCCTATATACAATAACAATTGTACTTTAACCTCTACCTAGTACCTACGCATTTGGACCCCACAATATCTGGCAGCTGTACGTGTATCACACGATACACCTGGCATGCAGTTACAAGAACACCCACCTAGTGGTCTCCATGACATCCCTATGTTCCCAAACATAGCCGGAGAGTAGACAAGAGGTCCACCTTGAACAGTGGCATATAGAGGGTACCTGCATAATGCATACATTTTATTAACTGCCAACAAAATCCCTTGTTGCTATGAAGACAGACGACAATATAACACCTGGCCTCCCACTTTTGTTGTACGTGTGTCTGTGGTTTTGTATAAGATTAATTTGGATAGGGCCGATTTCTATTATCACAAGAGCTACTAGGCTATAGATCGACTAGAACGCTAGACTGTATAAGGAAGCTCAACTTGATAtaatactgtaacagtgtggATTCTACAAAGTAAATATAAGGCATCAGATAACATTACAATACTAGAGGTTCGTATAATAAAAATTTAATACTTAATTAAGCACTTGTATCCGATTGTACCATATAAATGCTAACAAGAAATTTGCATGAATACGTACTTTACTTAAAATTTAGTTATGACTTGTACATCCAGGTAGCCTAGACAACCGAATAGAGAGAGTAAAAAATTTAGCAGAGCAGCTAAAGTATGTAGCAGTTGTCTAACTTGTGACCATAGGAACAGTGACAATGTTGCACCTAGCGGGCCTAATGCTTTCAGACACACATCGCTAACAATTTGCAAACTATGGAGATGGAATGTGTTGGAGAGAGCAGAACAGTGATACTGAAACTTTTAGAGGCAAACTCCCAAACAGTCATCGTTATCTCTTCAGCAAGCTTCGTCCTGGGCGATACAGGGCATGAATATTGTTGATGACGGTTTCGGGACTTTAAAATGTTTGTCTTTTCAATAGGACCAActgagtgtgggtgtgagcATTGTTTAGCCTAGGGTCATGTAGACAGTGTTGACCCCATCCAGGttcaaaacataattattgattagaCTGTGAGATTAAAGATCTTTTCTGGAAGAGCAAGCAATAATAGCAGAACTTGTATTTGTACTGACTTTGGGGTCTGCAACAAACTGTATAGTCTACAGTGCAATGTTAGCTACTTACAAGAGATagctatctataattatataccttaaAGTTGCTCCTGCGGTAGGTTGTTGCATGTAAGGGCCAATGGGCGAAATGGGAGGAAGAGTGGTTGAAATGGGAGTGCTAGGGGCTGACCCAGATCCACCCCCGCTGGACATCTTTGATACGCAGAGAAGGGGAGTACACTCACTCAGTACTTGAGGGAATAATGATGGTCACCTGCAGGAAACATCATATTAACTCCCAAGATAAAAAAATTGCTGTATTTATCGATAAACAAAAGTATACAGAAACTATTCTACAACGGAACACTGGATAGTGGTAATTTTTGGGAAAGGAACAAACGAGAGCATGAAACACTTGGACAATCTTTCGATCTCTTTACTGAGGTAGGATCATATTTCAATTGTTGATAATTAACTTTCGACTTACCGTACTAGCCAAAGATTTCGTCTTGAAGTGGGTTTACTAGCTATTTCAAGTGGTTAGTCGAACAGTCTAGTATTAACTCGATCCTCAAACTAAATGGACGCACGACGTATAACATTAATACGCCCTCTCTCTAAATTTCACTCAGGATATTATATACTCGTATTTTGAAAGGGAAAACAGAGATGAAAGGGTGGGGTGTGTCCCTTTATTCATGGGGAGTCTTAAATGGGTCTTTGACACAAAGATGATGGATTGCAACAAGATCAACAAACACTCCCATACAAAGAGAAACATATACATTACTAATCGTGGTTTAGTTCTGGGGCTAGCCACTCtgattattattgttaattgttaataaACAGGACAATTTCGTGATGGATCGAGGCACCTTATTTACGAATAACAATGGATCTAGGGAATTTGCATTCTCTGCTCTGTATTAAACACAGGCCAGGACTCTGCACATTGCATAGCatgatagctagctaacaACCACAGTTTACTCATTACTGTCAGTGAGAACCCAGCAACAACAGTACTGCAGTAATGCAGATCATACAATACAGTCTATAAAgttatagctattattataaatgATCTCTCAGTACAGTGCTAGTGCAAGTGAGATATTATCACATGGAAATTAATTATCATTCTTACTTTATGCTCTCACTATTCTCTGTCCTCTTGGATGCTTGCTTGAGTTATTAGCTATCTAAACAGCAGAGTAGAGTGTCttactatactgtactagtCTGTCActttagctctagctagctggctactGTCATTGCAATTCCATGACACAGGCTAGACGATCATCTATCAGTAGACGTCATGCGTGAATAATTAGGGCTATTTAGCTCTGTCTGGGATTTTGATAAGCCTATCACTGATCATTTATTGTCTAAACCAAACACACCTGTTGATACTAAGAGCCAGATTCTAGCTGGCTAGAGCAGTTTCATTTGCATGAGCCCTTGCATTTAGGTGCATTTTTCTAATGAGCATGGTGGAGGTGGTTTGCAGCCAGACCCAGAAGCCTATCTTGACTAGACAATACCATAAACAGCCAGTGTTCCGTGTCTATGTCTAAAGCAACCGTGTGTGGTGACATCAAAGGGTTGCTGTCAGATTCCTGACGCTTCTGGGCAGACGCCCATAtgtgaatctcattaaaatccaattgattatgaatgtcattacacAGTAAACTGTGCATTCAGGGGCTTTCCCTTAAGTTGTTGCCAGGCAACGCGTGGGCGTGTAAACACTGTACAACAACATGCTACTGTTTTTGAggtgcattaattaattaattggcATCAGAGAGACCACCAGAAAGACAACAGCAATGAGTTGTGATATAGAAGATCACATCACTTCAAAATATGACATCAAAAGGAGAATTGGAAAAGGGGTAAGAATCACTCAGCTaagcaattaattataataattttatattataataatttttattatgtaATCTGGTTGGTTTTTCAGGCCTATGGCATTGTATGGAAGAGTGTTGATCGAAAGAGTGGAGAGATTGTGGCATTAAAGAAAATCTTTGATGCCTTCACAAATCCCACCGATGCACAGCGAACCTACAGAGAGATCATGTTCTTACAGGTACGTGAGGAAATAATAACAAAAAAATGATCTGTATTAAGATTTTTTTACTCATTCTTTTATAGGAATTTTCATCTCATGAGAATGTGATTCAACTACTGAATGTGATCAGAGCACGTAATGATCAAGATATCTACTTGGTCTTTGAGTTTATGGACACTGATTTGCATGCTGTTATCAAAGCCAAAATCCTCCAACCAGTTCACGTGCAATACATCATGTACCAGGTAAGAAGTGACAATGATACACAGTAAATTATTATCATTGTgttgtatttataattatagcttttcAAAGTTATGAAGTATCTTCATTCTGGGAACTGCATTCACAGAGATCTGAAGGTAACACATCTGATTTATAGAAGCTGTTTTACTTTTACATGTGTGTATTTTTGCAGCCAAGCAACGTCCTTCTCAATTCCGAATGTTTCATCAAATTAGCTGATTTTGGGCTGGCACGATCGCTTGTTGATTTGCCTGGAGACAATGACTGCACTTTCAATCCAGCCATGACCGACTACGTTGCCACTAGATGGTACAGAGCTCCAGAAATCCTCCTAGGATCAGTGAAATACACTAAAGGAGTCGACTTGTGGTCTTTAGGATGCATCCTTGCTGAGTTGATTATCGGTAAGGACAACAGTAATTAGTAATTTTAATGTTTTAATTTTTTTCTATTGTTATAGGGAAAGCTCTGTTCCCGGGAACATCAACGTTTAATCAGATAGACAAGGTCCTAGCTGTGGTGCCAACTCCAAACAGAACAGATGTGGAGAGCATCAAAGCACCCTACGCCCAGTCAGTACTGGACAGGCTTCTCAGAAAgtgagcacatgtacagtcgtTTGAGTAGAaatgctctctctctctgtgctGTGTATCTACCAGTTAGTTTTAATGAGCTTGGAGTGTTTCACATTTTCTTCACGAGTATAAATTGCACCTGTTTTGTAGTTTTTAGTGCCCGcaaattaatgtgcatgttAATTTAGTTAATTTTTAGGGTCTTATACAGGCATCGTATATCACTGGTGCATCTGTTTTATAGTGTTCATGTTTATTTTTTGGGTCTTATAATACAGGCGTCGTATATCGCTGGTGGACTGCTTGCCAACAGCTACTGATGATTGTCTAGATTTGGTAGGGAAACTGCTTCAGTTCAATCCAGACAAAAGGCTCTCTGCTCAAGGAGCACTGACACACCCCTATGTTTTAAGGTATGGTAATTTATACGCCTACTCTGTACTAGCGACATGTATAGGGTTGAGTACATGCCAtagcacatacatgtacatgttcattaAGGTGTATGCCTAATTACTATTTGTGTAATTATCATCATAAAGAGAGCAATTAATGCCTTACACAGGTTCCACAACCCCAAAGAAGAGCCAGGGCTAGACTACAATGTAGTCCCTTATCTGGATGACAATACACAGCTCTCAATTGAAGAATACAGAGACAAGTTGTATGAGGTACGTATGTAGGTCTTCATACGTCACtgtttatacacacatgtattgtacactatagctactTATTTCACTGACTGTTTTCCTACAGAGTATAGTACAGAAGAGACGTGATCTGATAGACGCTAGACAGAAGACATGTGAAGTTGAAGAGGTTGAAGATGTGGAGTTGAAGGAAGAGCCTTTCTTATCAACACGAAGGGACGTCACTGACCCACCACTCACCACTGTGTCAGACACAGACCTCCTCAGAATAAAGCAATCCTCTCGAGCAAAACTCAAGGCAAATCCTCAGGTACACTGTACACGCTAATTATGATGGTTGGGAAAATTGAAATAGTCACCTACGTATTGTATTGTCGTAATGTAACCTAGCTGTACACACCTACCTGCATGATGTGATCAGCAGAGATCCCTTGGCAATGATGGTGTATACAGTGGATGCATTACACATATCAGTGTATCTAAGTAAgctaaattataataataattatagtcaaatattttattattgtagtTTAGACTCTTATGAagtttatgtacatgtataattatgtatcacaTTTGTACACcagtacattaattaattgacACAAGCATTCACCCACACATACAGAAGTCTCCTTATGCTAGCACTCCACAACACCAGCCCCAGCTCCGTAAAGGGACGATGGTTAAACAGGGATCAGCTCTTTATCATCAAGGTCGAAGGGGAAGCTTAGGGGCCACTTCAAAGCAAGACCCAATGAAGAACCAATTTTCAAGATCAGTCAAGCGTCCGACTGCCATTAGGAGCCAAGTTGGGAAAACGCATAGCAGACAGGGTGCTGCTACTCGGACCCAGGAGCCCAATCATGATGACCAGCTCATGATCACAAGTGCCAGAATCGTAAGTTTTATATGAGCTGAAGAATGCAATTAGTGTTATATGTGCCTTAAGATTGAAGTGATCTTTGTTGTTTGTTTACAGTCATGTCACATtacacgtgtgtgtgcgtaacCTCTTACCGACTCTTGTGTAACCTCTCATACTTAATGCATTCCACAGATACCGGCAGCTCGACCCACGTCCTCTAAGAACAAGATAGGGTCAAGAGGAGGCCCATCAAGATTTGCTGGTGggacatacacacaaacacacggtGTGATATCGAAATCCAACCTCACACACCTCAAAGAAAACAAGTGGtagatataaaattatagcatTAATTATTTATTCATTTTTTATGCTTACTTTAATTAAAACTTTTTTCTGCACAATAATTCATTATTAACAGAGTTCTCATTAATTAAAATGCATTGCAATTGCATAAACAAGTGCTGTGGGAAGTAAAGACACTTCGAATACACACTTCGAATACAAAACTCACTAATAAATAGCTACCCTGAACCATTGGGCATAAAAGTGCAAACAACACAAATGAAACagctaacaataattatagctaaatgCACATAACAGCAGTCAGTCAGAAAGTTTGATGTGTTGGGGATCGAGTGATTGTACGATCAGCAATCGAGGAAGTTAGCAGCCATGAGTAGTTCGAGGGCAATCTCTCTCGAAATGGTAAACTCTGGAATCTCAGTACTACTGTTAGTGTAGCGGACCTTGTAGGTGAAGTATTGGCACACCTTGGACAGAACATGGGACCTACATAGAGCAACAAGACCCCACATTTAACAAAAATTAAATAACAATGAGAACATGGGACCTTCATAGAATAATAAGACCCCTACaattaacaaaattaataacaatGACAAAATTGTCATTTTCAAGAGCAAAAATCACCTTAACATAACCACAAAGATAAACTGTTAGAGGTGAAATGGGGCGACATCACGATAAACAGGTACAGATTATCGTACTAGCACTTAAAAGTGAATCCTTTAGATGTACTGATGTGTTTACTTACGGAATCTCTCTAAACTTCACTTCGTTGGTTTCATTTTCTGAAAACTGACCTGCGATAAGGAGAAAAATATGCGAATGAAAAGTCTATCCAAAATAAACCCACTGATAACAATGAAATGGGCGATTTGGGAATGCAGACGAAACACACCTACAGGGCTTTATTTGGAATAATGTATTAATTCTACGGACGGTATTTTTCaccattgtatatatataaagccTTATATACTTATAGTCACCTGGTCCACTGAGCATAGCCTTGATAGTACCAGATGTGAGTGCATGTTCTCTCTTCATAATAAACTCATGGCCGTCGCTGGCGATCAATTTGACGTACATCGCTTCTGGACCCTCCACGCCGCCCATATCCCTCGCTGCTCCTCCGTCCGCTACTCCGTCAGCCATGATGAAGAGATGGGGCCCTAAATCACTGAAGAAACACTGTACTTGACGATCACAAACCAAAGATGACTGGGTAATAAAATTTCTCACGTGTATGTCACATGGGAAGTTGTCATGGGAACAATGGAGTAGCCATTATCAAGATTTATCCTCTACCAAGAATATGACGTCTCTGTCACCAATTTCAATGCAAGTCAGTGTAGAAAGATGCTCCACTATTGACAGAAACCCATCACTTCAAAAACCTAAAACATTCAAGTCCCTTCGACCACTGGCCAGAAGTAAAAGTGAGCGCGTAATTTCATTCCGTATGCAAACTTACATTTATAATATGCAGGTTACGGCACCACGGCACAATCGACCAATGCATCAATTCCAAGTCGGTATCAGACGTACTTCTTTGCCACTACAGAGAGGAAAGGTTTCAATTCTCAGGCAGCCAGATTTTCAACGGACATTGATATCGTAAGTACATAACAATCAATCATACAAAATCAATCACTTTTTTGGGTTCAGAATGAGAACCCGGGTCCAGGAAAATATGAAGCTAACAGTAACACGTTTGAGACACAGAGTTCTTCATTCTCCAAAAAAGGAACAGGTGGATTTGCATCCAAAGTAAGTCCTAGAGTATTTTAAGCAATTAAACGCTATCTgtttatttttttgttttagTCTTACAGATTCAGATCTGCCAGGAAGAAGATGCTTGGACCTGGTTCTTATGATCCTCGTCCAGTAGAGAATCGTGTTGATTTCAATAAAACTGGTGCCAGTAGCAATTTCAAGCTTCCCATAGCCGTGAAGCAAGCAGACAATGATGGACTCAATACTTCACCTGCCCCAAATACGTATAATTTATCTGGAGTTAACAATGGAAAAACTGCTGAGTCGGTTTTCAAATCAAAGTAAGGTTATTCCGAGTGGCTACATTGACAAATACACACTCTGATTTCTCTGCAGAACCAAACGAGAGATTGTACCCTCCACAGCTGTTGACAATCCGGGCCCTTGTCAGTACACAGTACAGGACAATGCCCTCCACCCCTCTTCATGTGCACACAAGTCAGTCTTCAACTCAAAGTCCAATAGAGATGCTCTCGGGAAAATCACGAAAGTAAGTGCCTCCTTCATGGTTTTCATTACATACTATGATCACCCTATAAGCAAATCTCACTGTAAATTTAATAGGCCTCAAAATCTCCCTCAGAATGTATTT of the Halichondria panicea chromosome 2, odHalPani1.1, whole genome shotgun sequence genome contains:
- the LOC135331609 gene encoding extracellular signal-regulated kinase 2-like; its protein translation is MSCDIEDHITSKYDIKRRIGKGAYGIVWKSVDRKSGEIVALKKIFDAFTNPTDAQRTYREIMFLQEFSSHENVIQLLNVIRARNDQDIYLVFEFMDTDLHAVIKAKILQPVHVQYIMYQLFKVMKYLHSGNCIHRDLKPSNVLLNSECFIKLADFGLARSLVDLPGDNDCTFNPAMTDYVATRWYRAPEILLGSVKYTKGVDLWSLGCILAELIIGKALFPGTSTFNQIDKVLAVVPTPNRTDVESIKAPYAQSVLDRLLRKRRISLVDCLPTATDDCLDLVGKLLQFNPDKRLSAQGALTHPYVLRFHNPKEEPGLDYNVVPYLDDNTQLSIEEYRDKLYESIVQKRRDLIDARQKTCEVEEVEDVELKEEPFLSTRRDVTDPPLTTVSDTDLLRIKQSSRAKLKANPQKSPYASTPQHQPQLRKGTMVKQGSALYHQGRRGSLGATSKQDPMKNQFSRSVKRPTAIRSQVGKTHSRQGAATRTQEPNHDDQLMITSARIIPAARPTSSKNKIGSRGGPSRFAGGTYTQTHGVISKSNLTHLKENKW
- the LOC135331618 gene encoding elongin-C-like, whose amino-acid sequence is MADGVADGGAARDMGGVEGPEAMYVKLIASDGHEFIMKREHALTSGTIKAMLSGPGQFSENETNEVKFREIPSHVLSKVCQYFTYKVRYTNSSTEIPEFTISREIALELLMAANFLDC
- the LOC135331613 gene encoding O(6)-methylguanine-induced apoptosis 2-like — encoded protein: MSHGKLSWEQWSSHYQDLSSTKNMTSLSPISMQVSVERCSTIDRNPSLQKPKTFKSLRPLARSKSYGTTAQSTNASIPSRYQTYFFATTERKGFNSQAARFSTDIDINENPGPGKYEANSNTFETQSSSFSKKGTGGFASKSYRFRSARKKMLGPGSYDPRPVENRVDFNKTGASSNFKLPIAVKQADNDGLNTSPAPNTYNLSGVNNGKTAESVFKSKTKREIVPSTAVDNPGPCQYTVQDNALHPSSCAHKSVFNSKSNRDALGKITKGPGPADYTPVLNEVGDTSKSGPPKPLPYYRQKHYLCISAPAMPLPPLPPLPGPGHYETQSHIPGPHEKKLVSGSVFKSTTSRWIPFGTDRMDQPGPGTYNPMTVNKQSYMYNINKKWI